One window of Salminus brasiliensis chromosome 16, fSalBra1.hap2, whole genome shotgun sequence genomic DNA carries:
- the plekhb1 gene encoding pleckstrin homology domain-containing family B member 1, with translation MALLRSGWLWRQSSFLKRWKLNWCDLWIDGSLVFYKTDSRRDYETRVSLKSTCVDVKCGLECAGVSPPESHPRENLLVVHLKDGSTVLMCANSEDEALAWKLTIMEARRNPVLVYDPYDDSYQSVPVGAHNAVYITPGSGSGGTHHVWVHRERYDDGIGEQIALGLLAGMAAGAALRSFMWMPFWFC, from the exons CCTCTTTCCTGAAGCGCTGGAAGCTGAACTGGTGTGACCTGTGGATAGACGGCAGCCTGGTGTTCTACAAGACGGACTCCAGGAGGGACTACGAGACCAGAGTCAGCCTGAAGAGCACGTGTGTTGATGTAAAGTGTGGCCTGGAGTGCGCAG GCGTGTCTCCACCTGAGAGCCACCCCAGGGAGAACCTGCTCGTGGTGCATCTGAAGGATGGCTCCACCGTGCTCATGTGCGCCAACAGTGAGGACGAGGCCCT GGCTTGGAAGCTCACGATAATGGAAGCAAGACGGAATCCT GTCCTCGTATATGATCCCTACGATGACTCCTACCAGTCTGTTCCTGTTGGTGCCCACAATGCAGTGTACATCACGCCCGGCAGCGGCAGCGGAG GTACGCACCACGTATGGGTGCACAGGGAGCGGTACGACGATGGAATTGGGGAGCAGATAGCACTGGGGCTGCTGGCGGGCATGGCTGCAGGGGCCGCGCTGCGCTCTTTCATGTGGATGCCTTTCTGGTTCTGCTGA
- the ucp2 gene encoding dicarboxylate carrier UCP2 — MVGFGPADVPPTAAVKFVGAGTAACIADLFTFPLDTAKVRLQIQGESSSTVKSSHAQVAKYRGVFGTITTMVRTEGPRSLYNGLVAGLQRQMSFASVRIGLYDSVKQFYTKGSEHVGIGSRLLAGCTTGAMAVAVAQPTDVVKVRFQAQVSGCATNKRYQGTMDAYRTIAKEEGFRGLWRGTGPNVARNAIVNCTELVTYDLIKDALLRSTPMTDDLPCHFTSAFGAGFCTTVIASPVDVVKTRYMNSAQGQYSGALNCAVAMLTKEGPMAFYKGFMPSFLRLGSWNVVMFVTYEQLKRAMMAARHNWATPL, encoded by the exons ATGGTTGGCTTTGGACCTGCTGATGTGCCCCCGACGGCTGCAGTGAAGTTTGTTGGTGCCGGAACTGCGGCCTGCATTGCTGACCTCTTCACCTTTCCTTTAGACACCGCCAAAGTTAGGCTCCAG ATCCAAGGGGAGTCCAGTAGCACTGTGAAATCGAGCCATGCTCAGGTGGCGAAGTATCGCGGTGTGTTTGGCACCATTACCACCATGGTGCGCACGGAGGGGCCACGGAGTCTCTACAATGGGTTGGTGGCTGGGCTGCAGCGTCAGATGAGCTTTGCTTCAGTCCGCATCGGCCTGTACGACTCTGTCAAGCAGTTCTACACCAAAGGCTCAGAGC ATGTTGGGATTGGCAGTCGCCTGCTGGCAGGCTGTACCACTGGCGCAATGGCTGTTGCTGTGGCCCAACCCACTGATGTGGTTAAGGTTCGCTTTCAGGCTCAGGTTAGCGGTTGTGCGACTAACAAGCGTTACCAGGGCACCATGGATGCCTATCGGACCATTGCTAAAGAAGAGGGGTTCCGTGGCCTATGGCGAG GAACTGGACCAAACGTTGCTCGCAATGCCATTGTAAACTGTACCGAACTGGTGACCTATGACCTCATTAAGGATGCTCTTCTGCGCTCTACGCCCATGACTG ATGATCTCCCATGCCACTTCACATCTGCATTCGGTGCTGGTTTCTGCACCACAGTCATTGCTTCTCCAGTGGATGTCGTGAAAACAAGATACATGAACTCTGCCCAAGGCCAGTACAGTGGTGCCCTGAACTGTGCTGTGGCCATGCTGACCAAAGAGGGGCCTATGGCCTTCTACAAAGG ATTCATGCCTTCTTTCCTGAGGCTGGGCTCTTGGAACGTGGTGATGTTTGTCACCTATGAGCAGCTGAAACGTGCTATGATGGCAGCTCGCCATAACTGGGCTACTCCTCTTTAG
- the dnajb13 gene encoding dnaJ homolog subfamily B member 13 — translation MGRDYYTALEINRNATDADIKKAYRRLALKYHPHSNRQPGACERFRDLAEAYDVLSDLRKKATYDKFGEEGLKGGIPPESAENGAWSQGYVFHGNPEKTFRQFFGGDNPFADFYTADGHEVGIDFGGLRGRGVKKQDPPIERDLHLALEDLFYGCTKKMKISRRVMNEDGHSSSIKDKILSINVKPGWNEGTRITFQKEGDQGPNSIPADIIFIVRQKPHPRFNRQNKDLIYTADISLEMALTGFAVEVETLDGRLLTIPINDIVDPQYSKVVPGEGMPLSSSPSTRGDLIIHFKTHYPEKLTAEKKRLLKQALAT, via the exons ATGGGAAGAGATTATTACACAGCTTTGGAAATCAACAGAAACGCGACTGATGCCGACATTAAAAAAGC ATATCGTCGACTAGCCTTGAAATATCACCCTCACAGTAACAGGCAGCCTGGAGCCTGTGAGAGATTCAGGGACCTGGCTGAAGCCTATGATGTCCTGAGTGACC TTCGGAAGAAGGCCACGTATGATAAGTTCGGTGAGGAGGGCCTTAAAGGTGGAATCCCTCCAGAATCAGCAGAAAATGGAGCATGGTCACAGGGATACGTCTTCCACGGAAACCCGGAAAAAACCTTCAGACAGTTTTTTGGAGGCGACAATCCTTTCGCTG ATTTCTACACTGCAGATGGCCATGAAGTGGGCATAGATTTTGGAGGGCTACGTGGACGAGGGGTTAAAAAGCAGGACCCACCTATTGAGCGTGACCTGCATTTAGCCTTGGAGGACCTTTTTTATGGCTGCACCAAAAAGATGAAGATATCCCGAAGA GTGATGAATGAAGATGGCCATAGTTCCAGCATTAAAGACAAGATTCTATCCATCAATGTGAAACCAGGTTGGAATGAGGGGACACGGATAACTTTCCAGAAGGAAGGGGACCAG GGTCCGAACAGCATCCCAGCAGATATCATTTTCATTGTTCGCCAAAAACCCCATCCACGGTTTAACCGGCAAAACAAAGATCTGATCTACACAGCAGATATATCTCTTGAGATG GCTCTGACTGGTTTTGCAGTGGAGGTGGAGACACTAGATGGCAGACTTCTCACTATTCCCATCAATGACATTGTAGA CCCCCAGTACAGCAAGGTGGTGCCAGGAGAGGGAATGCCTTTATCCAGCAGCCCATCAACAAGAGGGGATCTGATCATCCACTTTAAAACTCACTACCCCGAGAAACTCACTGCTGAGAAGAAACGGCTCCTCAAGCAAGCCCTTGCCACGTAA
- the rab6a gene encoding ras-related protein Rab-6A isoform X1, whose translation MSTAGDFGNPLRKFKLVFLGEQSVGKTSLITRFMYDSFDNTYQATIGIDFLSKTMYLEDRTVRLQLWDTAGQERFRSLIPSYIRDSTVAVVVYDITNVNSFQQTTKWIDDVRTERGSDVIIMLVGNKTDLADKRQVSIEEGERKAKELNVMFIETSAKAGYNVKQITTEEGEQRAKEMNVLFIETSAKTGYSVKQLFRRVAAALPGMESTQDKSREDMIDIKLEKPPEQPVSEGGCSC comes from the exons ATGTCGACCGCCGGAGACTTCGGAAACCCTCTGAGGAAATTCAAGCTGGTGTTTCTCGGAGAGCAGAGCG TTGGGAAGACTTCACTGATCACCAGATTCATGTATGACAGCTTTGATAACACCTACCAG GCCACAATAGGAATTGATTTTTTATCGAAAACGATGTACCTCGAAGACAGAACA GTGCGGCTGCAGCTGTGGGACACGGCAGGACAGGAGCGCTTCCGCAGTCTGATCCCCAGCTACATTCGCGACTCTACCGTGGCCGTCGTAGTCTATGACATCACAA ATGTCAACTCCTTccagcagaccacaaaatggATTGACGATGtcagaacagagagaggaagtgacGTCATCATCATGCTGGTCGGGAACAAGACAGATCTTGCAGACAAAAG GCAAGTATCAATTGAAGAGGGCGAAAGGAAAGCCAAAGAGCTGAATGTAATGTTTATTGAGACTAGTGCTAAAGCAGGCTACAATGTTAAGCAG ATAACAACTgaggagggagaacagagagCTAAAGAAATGAATGTTCTGTTTATCGAAACGAGCGCAAAGACAGGATACAGTGTGAAACAG CTTTTCCGGCGCGTGGCTGCCGCCCTGCCCGGCATGGAGAGCACACAGGACAAGAGCAGAGAAGACA TGATTGACATAAAGCTGGAGAAGCCCCCGGAACAGCCGGTCAGCGAAGGCGGCTGTTCTTGCTAA
- the rab6a gene encoding ras-related protein Rab-6A isoform X2: MSTAGDFGNPLRKFKLVFLGEQSVGKTSLITRFMYDSFDNTYQATIGIDFLSKTMYLEDRTIRLQLWDTAGQERFRSLIPSYIRDSAAAVVVYDITNVNSFQQTTKWIDDVRTERGSDVIIMLVGNKTDLADKRQVSIEEGERKAKELNVMFIETSAKAGYNVKQITTEEGEQRAKEMNVLFIETSAKTGYSVKQLFRRVAAALPGMESTQDKSREDMIDIKLEKPPEQPVSEGGCSC; the protein is encoded by the exons ATGTCGACCGCCGGAGACTTCGGAAACCCTCTGAGGAAATTCAAGCTGGTGTTTCTCGGAGAGCAGAGCG TTGGGAAGACTTCACTGATCACCAGATTCATGTATGACAGCTTTGATAACACCTACCAG GCCACAATAGGAATTGATTTTTTATCGAAAACGATGTACCTCGAAGACAGAACA ATAAGGTTGCAGCTCTGGGACACGGCAGGCCAGGAGCGCTTCCGTAGCCTCATTCCCAGTTACATCCGCGACTCTGCTGCCGCTGTGGTAGTATACGACATCACAA ATGTCAACTCCTTccagcagaccacaaaatggATTGACGATGtcagaacagagagaggaagtgacGTCATCATCATGCTGGTCGGGAACAAGACAGATCTTGCAGACAAAAG GCAAGTATCAATTGAAGAGGGCGAAAGGAAAGCCAAAGAGCTGAATGTAATGTTTATTGAGACTAGTGCTAAAGCAGGCTACAATGTTAAGCAG ATAACAACTgaggagggagaacagagagCTAAAGAAATGAATGTTCTGTTTATCGAAACGAGCGCAAAGACAGGATACAGTGTGAAACAG CTTTTCCGGCGCGTGGCTGCCGCCCTGCCCGGCATGGAGAGCACACAGGACAAGAGCAGAGAAGACA TGATTGACATAAAGCTGGAGAAGCCCCCGGAACAGCCGGTCAGCGAAGGCGGCTGTTCTTGCTAA
- the rab6a gene encoding ras-related protein Rab-6A isoform X4 produces the protein MSTAGDFGNPLRKFKLVFLGEQSVGKTSLITRFMYDSFDNTYQATIGIDFLSKTMYLEDRTIRLQLWDTAGQERFRSLIPSYIRDSAAAVVVYDITNVNSFQQTTKWIDDVRTERGSDVIIMLVGNKTDLADKRQVSIEEGERKAKELNVMFIETSAKAGYNVKQLFRRVAAALPGMESTQDKSREDMIDIKLEKPPEQPVSEGGCSC, from the exons ATGTCGACCGCCGGAGACTTCGGAAACCCTCTGAGGAAATTCAAGCTGGTGTTTCTCGGAGAGCAGAGCG TTGGGAAGACTTCACTGATCACCAGATTCATGTATGACAGCTTTGATAACACCTACCAG GCCACAATAGGAATTGATTTTTTATCGAAAACGATGTACCTCGAAGACAGAACA ATAAGGTTGCAGCTCTGGGACACGGCAGGCCAGGAGCGCTTCCGTAGCCTCATTCCCAGTTACATCCGCGACTCTGCTGCCGCTGTGGTAGTATACGACATCACAA ATGTCAACTCCTTccagcagaccacaaaatggATTGACGATGtcagaacagagagaggaagtgacGTCATCATCATGCTGGTCGGGAACAAGACAGATCTTGCAGACAAAAG GCAAGTATCAATTGAAGAGGGCGAAAGGAAAGCCAAAGAGCTGAATGTAATGTTTATTGAGACTAGTGCTAAAGCAGGCTACAATGTTAAGCAG CTTTTCCGGCGCGTGGCTGCCGCCCTGCCCGGCATGGAGAGCACACAGGACAAGAGCAGAGAAGACA TGATTGACATAAAGCTGGAGAAGCCCCCGGAACAGCCGGTCAGCGAAGGCGGCTGTTCTTGCTAA
- the mrpl48 gene encoding large ribosomal subunit protein mL48, protein MNTLTRKILIIQNTRALAQALSLIRAPVLKQQLPLGFLFSDRQYRTMPTHGIGRYKHLLLKEEPKKKKESVQMKQIKAATSTQYGVLNVAVSGYDMTLVEHYSQYIHKLCKRLDIRVDESYALPTKTTEVMVMPEQGTKMHVDVVLKTHERIVQISQVKASLVLIFMEVLLKNQPEGVQLSIKEHTEADFQSRFKARPELANLLSQIS, encoded by the exons ATGAACACGTTAACCAGAAAG ATTTTGATTATACAGAACACACGAGCGCTGGCCCAGGCTCTCTCTCTGATTCG TGCACCTGTGTTAAAGCAACAACTGCCATTAG GTTTTCTATTCTCTGACAGACAGTACAGAACTATGCCTACACATGGGATAGGCCGTTACAAGCATCTACTGCTAAAGGAGGAG ccgaagaaaaagaaggaaagcGTTCAGATGAAGCAGATCAAGGCTGCCACGAGTACTCAGTATGGTGTCCTGAACGTGGCAGTATCTGGTTATGACATGACCCTGGTAGAACATTACTCCCAGTACATCCATAAACTCTGTAAGCGACTTGATATCAGAGTGGATGAAAG CTATGCTTTGCCAACTAAGACCACAGAGGTTATGGTCATGCCAGAGCAAGGCACCAAGATGCATGTGGATGTGGTTCTCAAGACCCATGAGCGGATTGTTCAG ATAAGTCAAGTTAAGGCTTCACTGGTTCTAATATTTATGGAGGTTCTTCTGAAAAACCAACCAGAGGGAGTGCAGCTGTCTATAAAGGAG CACACTGAGGCAGATTTCCAGAGCCGGTTTAAAGCACGACCAGAACTTGCGAACTTGCTATCTCAGATATCTTAA
- the rab6a gene encoding ras-related protein Rab-6A isoform X5 gives MSTAGDFGNPLRKFKLVFLGEQSVGKTSLITRFMYDSFDNTYQATIGIDFLSKTMYLEDRTVRLQLWDTAGQERFRSLIPSYIRDSTVAVVVYDITNVNSFQQTTKWIDDVRTERGSDVIIMLVGNKTDLADKRQITTEEGEQRAKEMNVLFIETSAKTGYSVKQLFRRVAAALPGMESTQDKSREDMIDIKLEKPPEQPVSEGGCSC, from the exons ATGTCGACCGCCGGAGACTTCGGAAACCCTCTGAGGAAATTCAAGCTGGTGTTTCTCGGAGAGCAGAGCG TTGGGAAGACTTCACTGATCACCAGATTCATGTATGACAGCTTTGATAACACCTACCAG GCCACAATAGGAATTGATTTTTTATCGAAAACGATGTACCTCGAAGACAGAACA GTGCGGCTGCAGCTGTGGGACACGGCAGGACAGGAGCGCTTCCGCAGTCTGATCCCCAGCTACATTCGCGACTCTACCGTGGCCGTCGTAGTCTATGACATCACAA ATGTCAACTCCTTccagcagaccacaaaatggATTGACGATGtcagaacagagagaggaagtgacGTCATCATCATGCTGGTCGGGAACAAGACAGATCTTGCAGACAAAAG ACAGATAACAACTgaggagggagaacagagagCTAAAGAAATGAATGTTCTGTTTATCGAAACGAGCGCAAAGACAGGATACAGTGTGAAACAG CTTTTCCGGCGCGTGGCTGCCGCCCTGCCCGGCATGGAGAGCACACAGGACAAGAGCAGAGAAGACA TGATTGACATAAAGCTGGAGAAGCCCCCGGAACAGCCGGTCAGCGAAGGCGGCTGTTCTTGCTAA
- the rab6a gene encoding ras-related protein Rab-6A isoform X3: MSTAGDFGNPLRKFKLVFLGEQSVGKTSLITRFMYDSFDNTYQATIGIDFLSKTMYLEDRTVRLQLWDTAGQERFRSLIPSYIRDSTVAVVVYDITNVNSFQQTTKWIDDVRTERGSDVIIMLVGNKTDLADKRQVSIEEGERKAKELNVMFIETSAKAGYNVKQLFRRVAAALPGMESTQDKSREDMIDIKLEKPPEQPVSEGGCSC, encoded by the exons ATGTCGACCGCCGGAGACTTCGGAAACCCTCTGAGGAAATTCAAGCTGGTGTTTCTCGGAGAGCAGAGCG TTGGGAAGACTTCACTGATCACCAGATTCATGTATGACAGCTTTGATAACACCTACCAG GCCACAATAGGAATTGATTTTTTATCGAAAACGATGTACCTCGAAGACAGAACA GTGCGGCTGCAGCTGTGGGACACGGCAGGACAGGAGCGCTTCCGCAGTCTGATCCCCAGCTACATTCGCGACTCTACCGTGGCCGTCGTAGTCTATGACATCACAA ATGTCAACTCCTTccagcagaccacaaaatggATTGACGATGtcagaacagagagaggaagtgacGTCATCATCATGCTGGTCGGGAACAAGACAGATCTTGCAGACAAAAG GCAAGTATCAATTGAAGAGGGCGAAAGGAAAGCCAAAGAGCTGAATGTAATGTTTATTGAGACTAGTGCTAAAGCAGGCTACAATGTTAAGCAG CTTTTCCGGCGCGTGGCTGCCGCCCTGCCCGGCATGGAGAGCACACAGGACAAGAGCAGAGAAGACA TGATTGACATAAAGCTGGAGAAGCCCCCGGAACAGCCGGTCAGCGAAGGCGGCTGTTCTTGCTAA